A DNA window from Paraburkholderia hospita contains the following coding sequences:
- a CDS encoding ATPase: MTTITEETNLDAASNPAAAHATMAGAPEHASATAAHATGNDGPATTDGADGGEIELELQQMEDAATTLQKEGMISETEAEEKREQVARTRKMFRDLSPAERAAIVKRRREIGRELMDRQLSGAAVVQAAVRLNHTRLKPLFEQWWPYLNRMSINLQRFGRSTFGAEDQGVVTAFFEKQVGDLEAYVDEQLSVAQGFREKTEARLKEQGDIVFAPSVTKPSLEIGVEAYSRFSMRLLSLLMKFDKVMDHFDFLVWNGVRDQSDVDEETTRFLRKFHPIGVRGYMTHLRLMTTVRGR, from the coding sequence ATGACCACCATCACGGAAGAGACGAACCTCGACGCTGCCAGCAATCCCGCGGCCGCACATGCCACCATGGCGGGCGCGCCGGAGCATGCCTCGGCCACTGCGGCTCACGCGACCGGCAACGACGGCCCGGCAACGACCGACGGCGCTGACGGTGGCGAGATCGAACTCGAACTGCAGCAGATGGAAGACGCGGCGACAACCCTTCAGAAGGAAGGGATGATCAGCGAGACGGAGGCTGAGGAAAAGCGCGAGCAGGTCGCGCGCACGCGCAAGATGTTCCGCGATCTGTCGCCGGCGGAACGCGCGGCTATCGTGAAGCGCCGCCGTGAGATCGGCCGCGAACTGATGGATCGACAGCTGTCGGGCGCAGCCGTGGTCCAGGCCGCCGTTCGCCTGAATCACACGCGTCTGAAGCCGCTGTTTGAACAATGGTGGCCGTACCTGAACCGTATGAGCATCAACCTGCAGCGCTTCGGCCGGTCGACCTTCGGCGCGGAAGATCAGGGCGTGGTCACGGCGTTCTTTGAAAAGCAGGTCGGCGACCTGGAAGCCTACGTCGACGAACAACTGAGCGTCGCGCAGGGTTTCCGCGAAAAGACCGAAGCCCGCCTGAAGGAACAGGGCGATATCGTGTTTGCGCCGAGCGTCACCAAGCCGTCGCTGGAGATCGGTGTTGAAGCCTACTCGCGGTTCTCGATGCGCCTGCTGTCCCTGCTGATGAAGTTCGACAAGGTGATGGATCATTTCGATTTTCTCGTCTGGAACGGCGTGCGCGACCAGTCCGACGTCGACGAGGAAACGACGCGCTTCCTGCGCAAGTTCCATCCGATCGGCGTGCGCGGCTACATGACGCACCTGCGCCTGATGACCACGGTGCGCGGCCGCTAA
- a CDS encoding ATP-dependent helicase: protein MLDGLNPQQREVAELRQHCVAIACPGAGKTKTIAAKAALLLADPAAIVGAVTFSKDAAVELRDRILALAGDGARKRLIAGTFHSLAFKQLGKRDIATDGDRMGLIARVIAELGLAWKPEEVVPTIERIKTNFGRVQAGTEDAQIYAAYQAALERNGKIDFQDMLRLAVAGMEAGDIAPYRFTDLLVDEFQDTDPLQYRWVELHAKANARVTVVGDDDQSIYGFRAALGYRGMEDFASTFNAQKVVLGSNYRCHGEILSAADRVIRNNTDRIAKLLHAERGPGGSVATKRSDDEYADAVAAVETLHPLLKAGKSCAILARTNRILDPIEAVCRSHGIPYFRASGSSVLNRPEGALMCNLLGIAEGRKQNGLDAVFGYMGVSTPLLAVLHRDMGAELVQRLKKDLVALGLPEDTATVYRSFMKRLSEWQAMCERSFYSLVLDGVHELMMTYAKKDQSIRAIQGTYDVISRLSGTFAERIEYLRRDNNKPTRDALVLTTMHSSKGLEWDHVWISRAEEGVVPDEKSTESEERRLFYVAMTRARDGLTIATIKKNPVSRFLIESSIQ, encoded by the coding sequence ATGCTCGACGGGCTCAACCCGCAGCAGCGCGAGGTCGCGGAACTGCGCCAGCACTGTGTTGCGATCGCGTGCCCTGGCGCTGGCAAGACGAAGACCATCGCGGCGAAAGCAGCGCTTCTGCTCGCGGACCCCGCCGCGATCGTCGGCGCTGTCACCTTCAGCAAGGACGCAGCAGTCGAGCTGCGCGACCGCATCCTGGCGCTTGCTGGTGACGGCGCCAGAAAGCGCCTTATCGCGGGCACGTTTCACTCGCTCGCGTTCAAGCAACTGGGCAAGCGCGACATCGCGACGGACGGCGACCGCATGGGGCTCATTGCGCGTGTCATCGCGGAGCTGGGTCTCGCGTGGAAGCCCGAAGAGGTCGTACCCACCATCGAGCGGATCAAGACCAATTTCGGCCGGGTACAGGCGGGCACCGAAGACGCGCAGATCTATGCCGCCTATCAGGCCGCGCTTGAGCGCAATGGCAAGATCGATTTTCAGGACATGCTGCGCCTGGCCGTCGCGGGAATGGAGGCGGGCGACATCGCGCCGTACCGCTTCACCGATCTGCTCGTTGACGAATTCCAGGATACGGACCCGCTGCAATACCGCTGGGTTGAATTGCACGCAAAGGCCAATGCAAGGGTGACTGTGGTTGGCGATGACGACCAGAGCATCTACGGATTCCGCGCGGCACTTGGTTATCGTGGCATGGAAGATTTCGCGTCCACCTTCAACGCCCAGAAGGTGGTGCTCGGTAGCAACTATCGCTGCCACGGCGAGATTCTCTCAGCGGCGGACCGCGTGATCCGGAACAACACCGACCGGATCGCGAAGCTTCTGCATGCCGAGCGTGGTCCGGGTGGCTCAGTTGCAACAAAGCGGTCCGACGACGAATATGCGGACGCTGTTGCGGCCGTCGAGACGTTGCATCCGCTGCTGAAAGCGGGCAAGTCGTGTGCAATCCTGGCTCGCACGAACCGGATTCTGGACCCGATCGAGGCCGTCTGCCGCTCGCACGGTATTCCATACTTCCGTGCGTCCGGCAGTTCCGTGCTCAATCGCCCGGAGGGCGCACTCATGTGCAACCTGCTCGGTATCGCGGAAGGGCGCAAGCAGAACGGGCTGGATGCGGTTTTCGGCTACATGGGCGTAAGCACGCCACTTCTTGCCGTGCTGCACCGTGACATGGGGGCAGAGCTCGTTCAACGTCTCAAGAAGGATCTCGTCGCGCTTGGTCTGCCCGAAGACACCGCGACGGTCTATCGCAGCTTCATGAAGCGCCTCTCCGAATGGCAGGCGATGTGCGAACGGAGTTTCTACTCGCTCGTGCTCGACGGCGTGCATGAGTTGATGATGACGTACGCGAAGAAAGACCAGTCCATCCGCGCGATCCAGGGAACCTACGACGTGATATCGCGGCTTTCTGGCACCTTCGCTGAGCGGATCGAATACCTCCGTCGCGACAACAACAAGCCAACCAGGGATGCGCTCGTCTTGACAACGATGCACAGTTCGAAAGGGCTGGAATGGGACCACGTGTGGATCTCGCGGGCGGAAGAGGGCGTCGTGCCGGACGAAAAGAGCACCGAGTCTGAAGAGCGCCGGCTTTTCTATGTTGCGATGACCCGTGCGCGCGACGGCCTGACCATCGCGACCATCAAAAAGAATCCCGTTTCCCGGTTCCTGATCGAATCGTCTATCCAGTAA
- a CDS encoding bactofilin family protein: MKPQPLNVTLLSAGLSIHGNVFLDHGLSSFAIVDGNIVSNAGLLHIGQGGMVKGQVEGEHVRVDGTVEGDVHARGVLEINGRVIGNVYYYGTIRLGPRASLEGQVKRKSDLTIENAASNVQQLSRTAASV, translated from the coding sequence ATGAAGCCGCAACCGCTTAATGTCACGCTCCTGTCCGCAGGTCTTTCAATCCACGGGAATGTCTTTCTCGATCACGGGCTCAGCAGCTTTGCCATCGTGGACGGCAACATTGTGTCGAACGCTGGCCTCCTGCATATCGGTCAGGGCGGCATGGTCAAAGGCCAGGTCGAAGGCGAGCACGTTCGCGTGGACGGCACGGTCGAGGGCGACGTGCACGCGCGGGGAGTTCTCGAAATCAATGGCCGGGTCATTGGCAACGTCTATTACTACGGGACGATCCGTCTCGGACCGCGCGCGTCGCTCGAAGGCCAGGTCAAACGCAAAAGCGACCTGACCATAGAGAACGCCGCAAGCAACGTGCAACAGCTGTCGCGCACAGCGGCAAGCGTTTGA
- a CDS encoding DUF1845 domain-containing protein, with protein sequence MAAVLEQTPEPDPRPDIAPDHPAPGTLAQPQQPPVSVAASIGLKPIERLTSDSRVARINPESDAKTVLRYSSLFARNYIRSDYNFCAAKIAVARGGKVRALEAALRETSEWLRKTEQWLLRQNARPIELPHDLIELTITRPLAGLLVRCLTQYDRVYVRATERVVQGKITGDDRARILNNAERRLKQIVQICMPDNDQYDIVGERREQ encoded by the coding sequence ATGGCCGCAGTTCTTGAACAGACGCCGGAGCCGGACCCGCGCCCCGACATTGCACCCGATCATCCAGCACCGGGCACCCTCGCTCAACCACAGCAGCCCCCCGTCTCGGTAGCGGCGAGTATTGGACTGAAACCGATTGAACGTCTTACGAGCGATTCACGGGTTGCGCGTATCAACCCGGAGTCGGATGCCAAGACCGTTCTGCGCTACTCATCCCTGTTCGCGCGGAACTACATTCGCTCCGACTACAACTTCTGCGCGGCGAAGATTGCGGTCGCACGCGGTGGGAAAGTGCGCGCGCTCGAGGCGGCACTGCGCGAAACCTCGGAGTGGCTGCGCAAGACCGAGCAGTGGCTACTGCGCCAGAACGCGCGCCCCATCGAACTGCCGCACGACCTGATCGAACTGACGATCACGCGGCCGCTCGCGGGATTGCTCGTCCGATGTCTCACGCAATACGACCGTGTGTACGTCCGGGCTACCGAGCGTGTCGTACAGGGCAAGATCACTGGCGACGACCGCGCGCGCATCCTCAACAACGCTGAGCGCAGGCTCAAACAGATCGTGCAGATCTGCATGCCGGACAACGATCAGTACGACATCGTCGGCGAGCGACGCGAGCAATAG
- a CDS encoding DUF7696 family protein, with protein sequence MLPDRLDQRIAEAISRTIDEERANADTTSPAWRQRCEVAQVAKYSDPERRVFLSHVAERRGDAAAHELEQSAGELRTTAIFFLARKPLS encoded by the coding sequence TTGCTTCCTGACCGTCTTGACCAGCGCATAGCCGAAGCGATCAGCCGCACGATCGACGAAGAGCGCGCAAATGCCGATACCACGTCGCCGGCATGGCGACAGCGTTGCGAGGTTGCCCAGGTCGCGAAATACAGCGATCCGGAACGCCGCGTCTTTCTTTCCCATGTAGCCGAACGCCGCGGAGATGCGGCAGCACACGAACTGGAGCAGTCAGCCGGTGAGTTGCGGACAACGGCCATTTTCTTTCTCGCGAGGAAACCACTCTCATGA
- a CDS encoding recombination directionality factor, producing the protein MNAVVNLVNGPVRSVVEERALRPPVIGHIRPGIKVLTSRARGNARAVELYESMVSAGESFDAIAMALESKCNLKNALAPRNTSYFTCRRSDFTNPDVADEILKLYGEDRGDGLKLYRFPVLFAFNDWMQNLPNQMTVYGTNGRKFWSQYERDGIRYCMTYAKVARDQRAQRAVRHFGGRTVIRRQDEAIPDGICDPEQCPQYQARQCNLSASFIFAVPDIKGLGLIELPTNSIYVLQKAYSAMQTVQLARGKLTGTRFWITKREFDITRINENGEAVRTPQMLTVLDADIDIGALLDAAEDAAPALDAANQAVALIEASGNVVPIVNVAEQSGELVTQSNEAAEAGGASPAVALTQPAESTSEHQTGNPANTTSASGPLLQHVLSVHDSGEGEAPESLSDKRERMSDLLQRLGLSADNRQQDFRIYAHTVFGRGWAERVADVDRMNERLVKALTDPAELDREIDAARQPTFLD; encoded by the coding sequence ATGAACGCAGTAGTCAATCTGGTCAACGGCCCTGTACGCAGCGTCGTTGAAGAGCGGGCCTTGCGTCCGCCGGTGATCGGGCACATTCGCCCGGGCATCAAGGTTCTCACTTCAAGAGCACGCGGCAATGCTCGTGCGGTTGAGCTTTACGAGAGCATGGTTTCTGCAGGTGAGTCTTTCGACGCGATCGCGATGGCACTCGAATCGAAATGCAACCTGAAAAACGCACTCGCGCCGAGAAATACGTCGTACTTCACGTGTCGCCGGTCGGACTTCACCAATCCCGATGTTGCCGACGAGATCCTGAAACTCTACGGCGAAGATCGCGGCGATGGACTCAAGCTGTATCGCTTCCCGGTGCTGTTCGCGTTCAATGACTGGATGCAGAACCTGCCGAACCAGATGACCGTCTATGGTACGAATGGCCGGAAGTTCTGGTCACAGTATGAGCGCGACGGCATCCGGTACTGCATGACGTACGCGAAGGTCGCCCGCGACCAACGTGCGCAACGTGCCGTTCGGCATTTCGGCGGCCGCACCGTCATCCGCCGTCAGGATGAGGCGATCCCCGATGGCATCTGCGACCCTGAACAGTGTCCGCAGTATCAGGCGCGTCAATGCAACCTGTCGGCGAGTTTCATCTTCGCCGTGCCGGATATCAAGGGCCTTGGTCTCATCGAACTGCCGACCAACTCGATCTACGTGCTTCAAAAAGCTTACTCGGCGATGCAGACCGTACAGCTTGCGCGAGGCAAGCTAACCGGCACGCGATTCTGGATCACGAAGCGGGAGTTCGATATCACGCGGATCAACGAGAACGGCGAGGCAGTGCGCACGCCGCAGATGCTTACCGTGCTCGATGCCGATATCGATATCGGTGCGCTGCTCGACGCAGCCGAGGACGCAGCACCGGCACTCGACGCCGCAAATCAGGCTGTTGCCTTGATCGAAGCCAGCGGTAACGTGGTTCCGATTGTCAACGTCGCAGAGCAGTCGGGTGAGCTGGTGACGCAATCGAACGAGGCCGCCGAAGCTGGTGGCGCATCGCCGGCGGTTGCCTTGACGCAACCGGCAGAGTCGACGTCGGAACATCAGACCGGGAATCCGGCGAATACGACGTCTGCTAGCGGTCCGCTCCTGCAGCACGTTCTCTCGGTTCACGACAGCGGCGAGGGCGAAGCGCCCGAGTCACTGTCCGACAAGCGCGAGCGCATGTCTGACCTGCTTCAGCGGTTGGGCCTGAGCGCGGATAACCGGCAGCAGGATTTCCGGATATACGCGCACACGGTGTTTGGGCGCGGCTGGGCTGAGCGAGTGGCTGACGTCGATCGCATGAACGAAAGACTGGTCAAGGCGTTGACTGACCCCGCCGAGCTCGATCGTGAGATCGACGCGGCCAGGCAGCCGACGTTTCTGGACTGA
- a CDS encoding metallophosphoesterase family protein, translated as MQLAHFSDLHYAPDNLIESDRCFSFAVSDAIERGAEVGVISGDSTDHRLDAHAPSLNALATQVHRLANSMPVLMLQGTFSHEPPGTLDNFALMGGTHQIFVADRVAQVALIDGRFWASKGPVFSDDELRQFIDLKPEVVFTCLPTVNKGQLAASVGALEAGTGLGDVLAAFLAAAGRVNRQFRASGIRTVGVSHGTVNGCTTEHGVVMAGFDHEFSLTALFDAECDGFMLGHIHKEQQWERDSRLVAYPGSIGRFHYGEEGDKGYLVWNVEPGNTTATLVPTPSRQMICVDFDGPPDMARLEEIAAAAGDKFVRVRWQIDEEHRQAVDREAIKALFAGAADLKVEARILPVVRSRAQGISLETTVEGKLARWCDLASVEADPLQERLQLLASGDAEAIAASVLERIDSLAQPLSLAVVLPHPAASTPALEDAAPAVEPQPAKPAAAASTLDWLNDDLFAA; from the coding sequence TTGCAACTCGCACATTTCTCTGATCTGCATTACGCGCCGGACAACTTGATCGAATCGGATCGTTGCTTCAGCTTCGCCGTCAGCGATGCGATCGAGCGCGGCGCCGAGGTCGGCGTGATCTCGGGCGACTCGACTGACCACCGCCTCGACGCTCACGCCCCATCGCTAAATGCGCTAGCCACGCAGGTTCACCGGCTGGCCAATTCGATGCCAGTCCTCATGCTTCAGGGCACGTTTTCGCACGAGCCTCCGGGCACGCTCGACAACTTCGCGCTAATGGGCGGCACGCATCAGATCTTCGTAGCGGACCGCGTTGCCCAGGTCGCGCTGATCGATGGTCGGTTCTGGGCGTCGAAAGGGCCCGTGTTCTCCGATGACGAGCTGCGCCAGTTCATCGACCTCAAACCCGAAGTGGTGTTCACCTGCCTTCCCACGGTCAACAAGGGCCAGCTTGCCGCGAGCGTTGGCGCGCTCGAGGCAGGTACGGGACTGGGCGATGTGCTTGCCGCATTTCTGGCGGCGGCAGGCCGGGTGAACAGGCAGTTTCGCGCTTCGGGAATCCGGACGGTGGGCGTGTCGCATGGCACTGTCAACGGTTGCACGACTGAGCATGGCGTCGTGATGGCTGGCTTCGATCACGAATTCTCACTGACGGCGCTGTTTGATGCCGAATGCGATGGATTCATGCTCGGTCATATCCACAAGGAGCAACAATGGGAGCGCGATAGCAGGCTGGTCGCCTACCCCGGATCGATCGGGCGGTTCCATTACGGCGAGGAAGGCGATAAGGGCTATCTCGTCTGGAATGTCGAGCCGGGCAACACGACGGCAACGCTGGTTCCGACTCCATCGCGTCAGATGATTTGCGTCGATTTCGACGGGCCGCCCGACATGGCACGGCTCGAAGAGATCGCTGCGGCCGCCGGCGACAAGTTCGTGCGGGTGCGCTGGCAGATCGACGAGGAGCATCGGCAGGCGGTCGACCGCGAAGCCATCAAGGCGCTGTTCGCCGGCGCGGCGGATCTCAAGGTGGAAGCCCGGATCTTGCCTGTCGTACGCAGCCGGGCCCAGGGCATCAGCCTGGAGACGACTGTCGAAGGCAAGCTCGCTCGCTGGTGTGATCTTGCCAGTGTCGAAGCCGACCCACTGCAGGAGCGATTGCAGCTGCTCGCCTCGGGCGACGCGGAAGCGATCGCTGCCAGTGTGCTGGAACGCATTGACTCGCTGGCGCAGCCGCTCTCCCTCGCCGTCGTGCTGCCGCATCCGGCGGCATCAACACCGGCGCTGGAAGACGCTGCACCTGCCGTCGAGCCACAACCTGCAAAGCCGGCAGCAGCAGCATCGACGCTCGACTGGCTCAATGATGATCTGTTTGCGGCCTAG